Proteins encoded in a region of the Armatimonadota bacterium genome:
- the mnmG gene encoding tRNA uridine-5-carboxymethylaminomethyl(34) synthesis enzyme MnmG, translated as MERFDVIVVGAGHAGIEAALASARLGRKTLCVTLRLDRIGHLPCNCSIGGPAKGHIAREVDALGGQMGVTTDHTLTHLRKVGTGKGPAVQTTRAQVCKSDYPAFMRKVFEAQPGMTVLEGSVDGVATGPEGVCGIEVTASDGARLSIACRAVVLTTGTFLNGLCHEGRNKTVAAREGDRAVVSLSDFLLDLGVRIRRFKTGTTPRIRAGTIDFSQTEVMPSEPEAGPLSALHDRPLPRRGLLPTWQTRTSAATHALLRERLGESAMYSGEIEGVGPRYCPSIEDKVVRFAEKDSHPIFLEVEEWDSDSVYVQGFSSSMPAEVQLAALRTVPGLAAVEMIRPGYAVEYDMADPLQLWPTLMSKLLDGLFLAGQINGTSGYEEAAGQGIVAGINAARYATGEPELTFSRTESFIGVMTDDLVTKGVEDPYRMLTSRAEHRLVLRHDNADLRLTPLAARIGLACETRRRRLEQKQEAIALGKSWLEGTYVLEAQSTAVESRGSSPVRGRASLWDLLKRPDLDLDTVEQIAAECGFGPSDRLPDAAKDGAFGAVGPTARAQIEIEAVYCGYLQRQVDEAALAKKMEALRIPKEFRFDELKGLSHESKEKLGRTRPTTVGQASRIPGVRPSDVALLIGHLRHGSGRTEQTEAPVT; from the coding sequence GTGGAGCGGTTCGACGTCATCGTCGTCGGAGCCGGGCACGCCGGAATCGAGGCGGCCCTCGCTTCGGCGCGCCTCGGCCGCAAGACCTTGTGCGTCACGCTCCGGCTCGACCGCATCGGCCACTTGCCCTGCAACTGCTCGATCGGCGGACCGGCAAAGGGCCACATCGCGCGCGAAGTCGACGCCCTTGGAGGCCAAATGGGCGTGACGACCGACCACACGTTGACGCACCTCCGCAAAGTCGGAACAGGCAAAGGTCCGGCCGTCCAGACTACTCGGGCCCAGGTCTGCAAGTCGGACTACCCCGCCTTCATGCGCAAGGTCTTCGAGGCCCAGCCAGGCATGACGGTGTTGGAGGGATCGGTCGACGGGGTCGCGACCGGTCCGGAGGGCGTCTGCGGGATCGAAGTCACCGCGTCGGACGGTGCGCGCCTCTCCATAGCCTGTCGCGCCGTCGTCCTGACCACGGGCACGTTCCTGAACGGTCTGTGCCACGAAGGGCGCAACAAGACCGTGGCGGCACGGGAAGGCGACCGGGCGGTCGTGTCCCTCAGCGACTTTCTGCTCGATTTGGGAGTACGGATCCGAAGGTTCAAGACCGGCACGACACCAAGGATCCGGGCTGGAACCATCGACTTTTCGCAGACCGAGGTCATGCCGAGCGAGCCTGAAGCGGGCCCCTTGAGCGCGCTCCACGACAGGCCGCTCCCCCGACGCGGGCTTCTTCCCACGTGGCAGACCCGCACATCGGCGGCGACCCATGCCTTGTTGCGCGAGAGACTTGGCGAGAGCGCGATGTACTCGGGCGAAATCGAGGGCGTCGGCCCGCGGTATTGCCCGAGCATCGAGGACAAGGTCGTCCGGTTCGCCGAGAAGGACTCTCACCCGATCTTCCTGGAGGTCGAGGAGTGGGACTCGGACTCCGTCTACGTGCAGGGCTTTTCGAGTTCGATGCCCGCCGAAGTCCAGCTCGCCGCTCTTCGGACGGTGCCCGGACTGGCCGCGGTCGAAATGATCCGGCCCGGATATGCGGTCGAATACGACATGGCCGACCCCCTCCAACTCTGGCCGACGCTGATGTCGAAGCTCTTGGACGGGCTGTTCCTGGCGGGCCAGATCAACGGGACGAGCGGCTATGAGGAGGCCGCGGGGCAAGGGATCGTCGCGGGGATCAACGCCGCCCGCTATGCGACGGGCGAGCCCGAACTGACGTTCTCGCGCACGGAGAGCTTCATCGGCGTGATGACCGACGACCTCGTGACAAAAGGGGTCGAGGACCCGTACCGGATGCTCACGTCAAGGGCCGAGCACCGCCTTGTCCTCCGTCACGACAACGCCGATCTGAGGCTGACCCCTTTGGCCGCGCGGATCGGCCTGGCCTGTGAGACGCGCCGCCGCCGTCTTGAGCAGAAGCAGGAAGCGATCGCCCTTGGCAAGTCCTGGTTGGAGGGGACGTACGTTTTGGAGGCCCAGTCGACAGCGGTCGAATCGCGAGGTTCGTCACCCGTGCGCGGCCGGGCCTCGTTATGGGACCTACTGAAGCGGCCGGACCTCGACCTCGATACGGTCGAGCAGATCGCGGCCGAATGCGGCTTCGGGCCGTCCGACCGGCTTCCAGACGCAGCCAAGGACGGTGCGTTCGGGGCGGTCGGCCCGACCGCACGGGCCCAGATCGAGATCGAGGCCGTGTACTGCGGGTATCTCCAACGACAGGTCGACGAAGCCGCGCTGGCGAAGAAGATGGAGGCCTTGCGGATCCCGAAGGAGTTCCGGTTCGACGAACTCAAGGGGTTGAGCCACGAAAGTAAGGAGAAGCTCGGCCGGACGCGCCCGACCACGGTCGGCCAGGCAAGCCGGATCCCTGGTGTACGTCCGTCGGACGTCGCGCTCCTGATCGGCCACTTACGGCACGGGTCAGGCCGGACGGAGCAGACGGAAGCGCCGGTCACCTGA
- a CDS encoding CAP domain-containing protein, translating to MLKLLALAVLFPGVQDPDKSETAFTVPGNAPPTEEQGFAIEVLNGFRSLHGLDAVSLDSRLVSSAESHSRAMAKSKFLTHKEEDGAMADASRRSRSFGFEGPVAELVASGMPNVPYSIASFMDAPYHRRLLLRPGKLSFGCAETDGFVCLVLGGTAAAGTVVSPPDGSQGVPTLWDGIEEPNPVRAKGARPPYGYPIAFYAFGRTLRDVKATFTEGSGAAVPFHLSEPGNDPHATDSVILVPKAPLTPSGSYTATVQASLDGVPTTMVCHFKTGAAETSRKAPEPGKKKKSSRR from the coding sequence ATGTTAAAATTGCTTGCCCTTGCCGTCCTCTTTCCAGGAGTCCAAGACCCCGACAAGTCTGAGACCGCATTCACTGTACCGGGCAACGCTCCACCGACCGAAGAGCAAGGGTTCGCGATCGAAGTCTTGAACGGCTTCCGGTCGCTCCACGGGCTCGACGCCGTCTCCCTAGATTCACGGCTCGTATCGTCCGCCGAGTCCCATAGCAGGGCTATGGCCAAATCCAAGTTCCTGACCCATAAGGAAGAGGACGGCGCCATGGCCGACGCGTCGCGCCGTTCGCGCTCCTTCGGGTTCGAAGGGCCTGTGGCCGAACTCGTCGCGTCAGGGATGCCCAACGTCCCCTACAGCATCGCTTCGTTTATGGACGCCCCCTATCACCGGCGGCTCTTGCTCCGCCCAGGGAAACTCTCCTTCGGGTGTGCGGAAACGGACGGGTTCGTTTGCCTGGTCCTCGGCGGGACCGCCGCGGCCGGTACGGTCGTCTCTCCTCCTGACGGGTCGCAAGGCGTCCCCACACTCTGGGACGGGATCGAAGAGCCGAACCCGGTCCGCGCGAAAGGAGCGCGACCGCCCTACGGCTATCCGATCGCCTTCTACGCGTTCGGTCGCACCCTCCGCGACGTTAAAGCGACGTTCACCGAAGGCAGCGGGGCCGCCGTACCGTTCCATCTGAGCGAACCGGGCAACGATCCTCACGCGACCGATTCCGTGATCCTCGTGCCTAAGGCGCCTCTCACGCCCTCCGGATCCTACACCGCTACGGTCCAAGCGTCGCTGGACGGAGTTCCGACCACGATGGTCTGCCACTTCAAGACAGGGGCAGCGGAGACCTCGCGAAAGGCGCCGGAACCGGGCAAAAAGAAAAAGTCGTCTCGCCGTTAG
- a CDS encoding M48 family metalloprotease: MALLACLAVLAPVQGAAVTPSAPVAQAQQQKKEDRHQRDIDADLKLGREYSERVRKELPLSENRAYIEKLLEIGDQLSAIARQKQVTVTWGDKQLSPFPYEFTVLKGDDVNAFSLPGGFIYIYEGVFKFAESDDEIAGVVAHEIAHAAFRHVATLTKEQSKLDLVSIPLILAAIFSKGSESSGIVTGTQLMNQAMMSGWSVKAEEAADFGGLQYLLASKYNPVGMLTFMERLAFRDRGSVSMNYGIYQSHPPSDERAKALMKRLGENQISIKRSQVTKSLRGQVLPGENGTVELWFGKTKIHVFGGAEALTRADEALYEVNQFFDSVPALYELSSTDEGQVIGQSRVLFDVRSDDGPERSKGVQSAMASMKKVLFDLNYRIWPDH, from the coding sequence ATGGCCTTACTCGCCTGTCTTGCGGTCTTAGCTCCTGTGCAGGGTGCGGCGGTCACACCGTCGGCCCCGGTGGCTCAGGCACAGCAGCAGAAGAAGGAAGACCGCCACCAGCGGGACATCGACGCCGATCTGAAGCTCGGGCGCGAATATTCCGAGAGAGTCCGAAAGGAACTCCCCCTTTCCGAGAACCGGGCGTACATCGAGAAGCTCTTAGAGATCGGCGACCAACTTTCTGCCATCGCCAGGCAGAAGCAGGTCACGGTCACTTGGGGCGACAAACAACTGAGCCCCTTCCCGTACGAATTCACGGTCCTCAAGGGCGACGACGTCAACGCGTTCTCACTACCGGGCGGCTTCATCTACATCTACGAGGGGGTCTTTAAGTTCGCGGAATCGGACGATGAGATCGCTGGCGTCGTCGCTCACGAGATCGCCCATGCCGCGTTCCGGCACGTCGCGACGTTGACGAAGGAGCAAAGCAAGCTCGACCTGGTCAGCATTCCTTTGATCCTTGCCGCGATCTTCAGCAAAGGGTCCGAGTCCTCGGGCATCGTGACCGGAACCCAACTCATGAACCAGGCGATGATGAGCGGCTGGTCGGTCAAGGCCGAAGAGGCGGCCGACTTTGGCGGTCTTCAGTACCTGCTGGCGAGCAAGTACAACCCGGTCGGCATGCTCACCTTTATGGAGAGGCTGGCGTTCCGCGACCGCGGTTCGGTCTCGATGAACTACGGGATCTACCAGAGCCACCCGCCCTCGGACGAACGGGCGAAAGCGCTCATGAAACGGCTTGGCGAGAACCAGATTTCGATCAAGAGGAGTCAGGTCACGAAGTCCCTGCGGGGACAGGTCTTGCCGGGCGAGAACGGGACCGTCGAACTTTGGTTCGGGAAAACGAAGATCCACGTTTTCGGTGGGGCGGAAGCCTTGACCCGGGCTGACGAAGCCCTCTACGAAGTCAATCAGTTCTTTGATTCGGTCCCGGCGCTTTACGAGCTGTCGTCCACGGACGAGGGGCAAGTCATCGGGCAGTCCAGAGTGTTGTTCGACGTCCGGTCGGACGACGGTCCAGAAAGGTCGAAGGGTGTCCAGTCGGCGATGGCGTCGATGAAGAAGGTGCTTTTCGACTTGAACTATAGGATCTGGCCCGACCACTAA
- a CDS encoding dienelactone hydrolase family protein — MSRTLGLLPLLAAVACQPQSAVPVPQDKGMAQFAKDKEFHSAHTLREPTVAKLAGKEVTLNVGEDKVKCYWDAPKEGHGQVVLMVHEWWGLNDNIRETADALNAETGYGVLAVDLYEGKVAKNADEAGKYMAAVKATQASATVNAALRAIKAGIDGTKPATKIGTVGYCFGGGWSHKAAIMGGKDVQACVVYYGMPSVSPGELERMSAPVLFVFAKKDKWINADVLDGFRSAMHSAAKPLEVEEYDADHAFANPSSKSYQSEAARDAWKKTLAFYKKNLG, encoded by the coding sequence ATGTCCCGAACCCTTGGTCTCTTGCCCTTACTCGCTGCCGTCGCCTGCCAGCCGCAGTCGGCCGTACCGGTCCCTCAAGACAAGGGGATGGCGCAGTTCGCTAAGGACAAAGAGTTCCACAGCGCCCACACGCTTCGCGAGCCGACCGTGGCCAAGCTCGCAGGCAAGGAGGTGACGCTCAACGTCGGAGAGGACAAGGTCAAATGTTATTGGGACGCTCCGAAAGAGGGCCACGGCCAAGTGGTGCTGATGGTCCACGAATGGTGGGGGCTGAACGACAACATCCGCGAAACGGCCGACGCGTTGAACGCCGAGACCGGGTACGGGGTCCTTGCCGTGGACCTCTATGAGGGCAAGGTCGCGAAGAACGCCGACGAGGCGGGCAAGTACATGGCCGCCGTGAAGGCGACCCAAGCGTCGGCGACCGTCAATGCGGCCTTACGGGCCATCAAAGCGGGCATCGACGGGACGAAACCTGCGACTAAGATCGGAACGGTCGGATACTGCTTCGGAGGCGGATGGTCGCACAAGGCAGCGATCATGGGCGGCAAAGACGTCCAGGCCTGCGTCGTCTACTACGGCATGCCCTCCGTCTCGCCCGGCGAATTGGAGCGGATGTCGGCGCCCGTCCTTTTCGTCTTCGCGAAGAAGGACAAATGGATCAACGCCGACGTGCTGGACGGCTTCCGGTCCGCCATGCACTCTGCGGCAAAGCCGCTCGAGGTCGAGGAGTACGACGCGGACCACGCGTTCGCGAACCCATCGTCGAAAAGCTATCAGAGCGAAGCGGCCCGGGACGCGTGGAAGAAGACCCTCGCGTTCTACAAGAAGAACCTTGGTTGA
- the aroF gene encoding 3-deoxy-7-phosphoheptulonate synthase, which translates to MIIVMQFGASDAQIQAVCTVIKERGFDPLVMPGEDRLAIGIPASLSPDDRIFLESAIGSIEGVSKVTQTSSPYKLASIEFHKERTVVEVGAVRIGAGSFTVMAGPCSVESYEQFRAAADRVKASGATVLRGGAFKPRTSPYSFQGLQEEGLKIIRQVGKETGLATVSEVMSADMVGLVGEYVDILQIGARSMQNFPLLIEAGKSGKPVFLKRGPSATIDEFLLAAEYVLSQGNRQVILCERGVMPIDRAYTRNTLDLSAIPVLKEHSHLPVVVDPSHGTGVARYVLPMAKAAMVAGADGVMVEMHPDPKHALSDGSQALDPKAYDNLMKELKALGKALSIELE; encoded by the coding sequence ATGATCATCGTGATGCAGTTCGGGGCGAGCGACGCCCAGATCCAAGCCGTCTGCACGGTGATCAAAGAACGAGGCTTCGATCCCCTGGTCATGCCGGGCGAGGACCGTTTGGCGATCGGCATCCCCGCATCCCTCTCGCCGGACGACCGGATCTTCCTAGAGTCTGCGATCGGTTCGATCGAAGGCGTCAGCAAGGTCACTCAGACGAGCAGCCCTTACAAGCTGGCATCGATCGAGTTCCATAAGGAGCGGACGGTCGTGGAGGTCGGCGCGGTCAGGATCGGCGCAGGTTCGTTCACGGTCATGGCAGGGCCGTGCTCGGTCGAATCTTACGAGCAGTTCCGGGCCGCGGCCGATAGGGTGAAAGCGTCCGGCGCGACCGTCTTGAGGGGCGGGGCCTTCAAGCCCCGGACGTCGCCGTACTCCTTCCAGGGCCTGCAAGAAGAAGGGCTCAAGATCATCCGGCAAGTCGGCAAGGAGACGGGCCTCGCGACCGTCAGCGAAGTGATGAGCGCGGACATGGTCGGGCTCGTCGGGGAGTATGTCGACATCTTGCAGATCGGGGCTCGGTCGATGCAGAACTTTCCTCTGCTCATCGAAGCCGGTAAGAGCGGCAAACCCGTGTTCCTCAAGCGCGGGCCGTCGGCAACGATCGACGAGTTCCTCCTCGCCGCAGAATATGTCCTCTCCCAAGGCAACCGACAGGTCATCCTGTGCGAACGCGGGGTCATGCCCATCGACCGGGCCTATACGCGCAACACGCTCGACCTTTCGGCGATCCCGGTCCTGAAAGAGCACTCCCACTTACCCGTCGTCGTCGACCCGTCCCATGGGACCGGCGTGGCGAGGTACGTCCTGCCGATGGCCAAAGCGGCCATGGTCGCCGGAGCGGACGGCGTCATGGTCGAAATGCACCCCGACCCCAAGCACGCCCTCAGCGACGGTTCGCAGGCGCTCGATCCCAAAGCCTACGACAACCTGATGAAGGAGCTCAAGGCACTGGGGAAGGCGCTCTCCATCGAACTCGAATAG
- a CDS encoding SRPBCC family protein — MPIVETSVWIKAPLDRVVAVAQDNESFPQFMKDVLSIQIVERDAGRVVSDWVGVVSAFGVKVRWRQEDVWDDGTHECRFRQLQGDYEKLEGTWTFREEDGGTRFDSTVDYVYDVPTIGALVKKVVHGLVVKNLQDTLDAIKSRCEASG, encoded by the coding sequence ATGCCGATCGTCGAGACCTCCGTTTGGATCAAGGCTCCATTGGACAGGGTGGTCGCTGTCGCTCAGGACAACGAGTCTTTCCCACAGTTCATGAAGGACGTCCTCTCGATCCAGATCGTAGAACGGGACGCCGGCCGCGTGGTGAGCGACTGGGTCGGAGTGGTTTCGGCCTTCGGGGTCAAGGTCCGTTGGCGCCAGGAGGACGTCTGGGACGACGGGACCCACGAATGCCGCTTCCGGCAGCTCCAGGGCGACTACGAAAAACTGGAGGGCACCTGGACGTTCCGGGAGGAAGACGGCGGGACTCGCTTCGACTCGACCGTGGACTATGTGTACGACGTGCCGACCATCGGTGCGCTCGTGAAGAAGGTCGTCCACGGGCTGGTCGTCAAGAACCTTCAGGACACTCTCGACGCGATCAAGTCGCGTTGCGAAGCGTCCGGATAA
- a CDS encoding 5'-nucleotidase C-terminal domain-containing protein, with translation MRKCALTVVAALLAVAALAGPDTESSGPAQAAADALRTSTRADLAFLPAGVLKPTFKAGELSGMLLFPADDVCVVKLTGAQVRQALEKSVGIYPSPNPGFLQLSGIVATFNKSADPNHRIVSVTLSGANLENDKTYRVAMPGSLARGGLGYFTVWDKGAIAETLPNQNMGAVLKGKSGTEADPRWRVQG, from the coding sequence ATGCGAAAGTGTGCTTTGACCGTTGTCGCCGCACTGTTGGCCGTAGCCGCTCTAGCGGGCCCTGACACCGAGTCGTCGGGCCCGGCTCAAGCCGCCGCCGACGCCTTACGAACGTCCACCCGTGCCGACCTCGCGTTTTTGCCTGCGGGCGTCTTGAAGCCGACGTTCAAAGCCGGCGAACTGTCCGGCATGCTGTTGTTCCCGGCCGACGACGTGTGCGTCGTCAAACTGACCGGCGCCCAAGTCCGGCAAGCGCTCGAAAAGTCCGTGGGCATCTACCCCTCGCCCAACCCTGGCTTCCTCCAGCTTTCCGGCATCGTCGCCACGTTCAACAAGTCCGCCGATCCGAACCACCGGATCGTGTCCGTGACATTGTCCGGGGCCAACCTTGAGAACGACAAGACCTACCGTGTCGCGATGCCCGGATCCCTCGCCCGAGGAGGGCTCGGATATTTCACGGTCTGGGACAAAGGCGCTATCGCCGAAACCCTTCCGAACCAGAACATGGGGGCCGTCCTCAAAGGCAAGTCCGGTACAGAAGCCGATCCCCGGTGGCGGGTCCAAGGCTAA
- a CDS encoding DNA polymerase III subunit alpha, with the protein MRQDGIEVLARWREAGEWWSGEEPREIVQWRDRKGVRRERIRTMPHVAPTHQKVDWHEDNSVEITLRPRKTRDEKVMTACGAYREPAPSLSRSPQTTYAPLHLQSGYSYGRSVLLAREIPRRCATLGITAAALVDRFSLTGAMEFAKECADCGVKPLIGATFELDTGGEVVLIAKDKSGYASLSRLVTDCHLEEPRLFPLCDRERLERHTRGLLCLTGGDSGRLDRLVVAGRYREASEWLAFLCGLYGHGDVFVEIERTSLPWGLSTEKALTELASVHGVLSVAGGSVTHARPEDFAVQDVALCAESLCTVDEVVGRKSTRHPDQPPLDERPLRALNGERYLRSPMEARNAFAGRHDLLENTRCVSERCDEDVMPGRTRLPEMFGDGPSVLREATIAGAHRWHRNVSRPLMRRIEHELERIARLGFADHFLVAWEMCEWAQSRQIHFSGRGSVVDSAVAYCLGFSRIDAFKHNLHFDRFLPEDGSKRPDIDIDFEAKRREDVRTHLTVKYGRDRVATVAAVGAYNTRGIIREVGKALGLSPEAIGFLAKRIHGGVVPDQLENALDKRPELRDSAIDRGRLQWLFRLARSLADVPRNVRAHSSGVVISADPLCETVPVQWSGGASGDEEDFLRIVQWDKRSAKHCFDKFDILCLRGQDVLSGTEARVRLRDSGFDVREIGTSDEEAFRAMRAGELIGVPQSASPAMRQAHMRLRTQDLHDASLVQAGIRPGVGGAVKLNELIARRRGLKPFGFDHPDFEGILGHTYGIVVFQEQIDQLLQVFAGYGSGEAEDIRDEIHKRRREDYGQVIRDEVVNRVVKNGYPQKTAEQVFEYVAGFKGYGFAQGHALAFAEISLRSIHCQQNFPAEYFASLLDAQPAGYYGPCTLVNEARARGVTLLPVDIGRSGPGFLVEDVRNEATGGLLVPNAGIRVSLGSVHGLSRATVDRTVAERDVRPFAGFPDYAARVRPSRDELENLVLCGAFDSSFPNRRALLWSVPSMLDWAKNCSEGLFGTDSSPSPFVDPTVPDFTDAEKAVRERQILGLDVARHLMGYERERVTARGGVTCEEARRLTDGKKAIVVGNAIRLRFPPTPSGKRVVFFDLEDESGLLNVTCFDAAYRRDGHAIVTSPYVTLVGRSQWRDGHSAFIVQRVFPYSPVITRLVDIEKLPVVTADFLVG; encoded by the coding sequence ATGCGACAGGATGGCATTGAGGTCCTCGCCCGCTGGCGCGAGGCGGGCGAATGGTGGAGCGGCGAAGAGCCCCGTGAGATCGTCCAGTGGCGGGACCGCAAAGGCGTGCGCCGCGAACGGATCCGGACGATGCCGCACGTCGCCCCTACCCACCAAAAGGTGGATTGGCACGAAGACAACTCCGTCGAGATCACTTTAAGACCGCGCAAGACGCGGGACGAGAAGGTCATGACCGCGTGCGGCGCTTACCGTGAGCCCGCCCCGTCCTTGTCACGATCGCCCCAAACGACGTATGCCCCGCTCCACCTGCAGTCGGGTTACTCTTATGGGAGGAGCGTGCTGCTCGCCCGAGAGATCCCACGGAGGTGCGCGACGCTGGGGATCACGGCAGCGGCCCTGGTCGACAGGTTTTCATTGACCGGAGCGATGGAGTTCGCGAAGGAGTGCGCCGATTGCGGCGTGAAACCCTTGATCGGCGCGACCTTCGAACTCGACACCGGTGGCGAGGTCGTCCTGATCGCCAAAGACAAGTCCGGATACGCGTCGTTATCGCGGCTCGTCACGGACTGCCATCTGGAAGAGCCACGGCTCTTCCCTTTATGCGACCGTGAACGGCTCGAAAGGCACACACGGGGACTGCTATGTCTGACAGGAGGGGACTCGGGCAGGTTGGACAGGCTCGTGGTGGCAGGACGCTACAGAGAGGCGTCGGAGTGGCTCGCGTTCCTGTGCGGGCTCTACGGACATGGGGACGTCTTCGTGGAGATCGAGCGGACATCGTTACCCTGGGGACTGTCGACTGAAAAGGCGCTGACCGAACTGGCGTCGGTACACGGCGTGCTCTCCGTCGCAGGAGGCAGCGTGACCCACGCCCGTCCAGAGGACTTCGCGGTGCAAGACGTCGCGCTATGCGCAGAGTCGCTCTGCACCGTGGACGAGGTCGTGGGGAGGAAGTCTACGCGCCATCCTGACCAGCCCCCTCTCGACGAGCGACCGTTGCGCGCCTTGAACGGGGAACGCTACCTGCGCAGCCCGATGGAAGCACGGAACGCGTTCGCGGGACGCCACGACCTCTTGGAGAACACCCGGTGCGTCTCCGAGCGGTGCGACGAGGACGTGATGCCTGGCCGGACGAGGCTTCCCGAGATGTTCGGAGACGGTCCTAGCGTCCTCCGCGAGGCGACCATCGCCGGCGCGCACAGGTGGCACCGCAACGTGTCCCGCCCGTTGATGAGGCGGATCGAGCACGAGTTGGAACGCATCGCCCGACTCGGGTTCGCCGATCACTTCCTGGTCGCGTGGGAGATGTGCGAATGGGCCCAGAGCCGACAGATCCACTTTAGCGGGAGAGGGTCGGTCGTCGACTCGGCTGTCGCTTACTGCCTGGGGTTCAGCCGTATCGACGCCTTCAAGCACAACCTCCACTTCGACCGGTTCCTTCCTGAAGACGGGAGCAAACGGCCAGACATCGATATCGACTTCGAAGCCAAGAGGAGGGAGGACGTGCGGACCCACCTTACGGTGAAGTACGGCCGGGACCGTGTCGCCACCGTCGCCGCGGTCGGAGCCTACAACACCCGCGGGATCATCCGCGAGGTCGGAAAGGCGCTCGGACTGTCCCCAGAAGCGATCGGGTTCCTGGCAAAGCGCATCCACGGAGGCGTCGTCCCCGACCAGTTGGAGAACGCGCTCGACAAGCGTCCCGAACTCCGCGACAGCGCGATCGACCGAGGCCGGCTCCAGTGGTTGTTCCGTCTCGCCCGCAGCCTTGCGGACGTACCGCGCAACGTTCGTGCCCATTCCTCCGGCGTCGTCATCAGTGCGGACCCGCTCTGCGAGACGGTGCCCGTGCAGTGGTCAGGAGGAGCCTCCGGCGACGAAGAAGACTTCCTCCGGATCGTCCAGTGGGACAAACGCAGCGCCAAACACTGCTTTGACAAGTTCGACATCCTGTGCCTGCGCGGACAGGACGTGCTCTCGGGTACGGAAGCCAGGGTGAGGTTGCGCGACTCTGGCTTCGATGTCCGAGAGATCGGGACTTCGGACGAGGAAGCGTTCCGGGCGATGCGGGCCGGAGAATTGATCGGCGTCCCTCAATCGGCCTCTCCCGCCATGCGACAGGCCCACATGCGGCTCCGGACGCAAGACCTGCACGACGCGAGCCTCGTACAAGCCGGGATCCGCCCTGGAGTCGGCGGTGCGGTCAAGCTCAACGAGCTGATCGCGAGAAGGCGCGGGCTCAAGCCGTTCGGGTTCGACCATCCGGACTTCGAAGGCATCCTCGGACACACTTACGGCATCGTCGTGTTCCAAGAGCAGATCGACCAGCTCCTCCAAGTGTTCGCCGGTTACGGGAGCGGCGAGGCCGAAGACATCCGCGACGAGATCCATAAACGAAGGCGCGAGGACTATGGCCAGGTCATCCGTGACGAGGTCGTCAACCGTGTGGTGAAGAACGGGTACCCGCAGAAGACCGCCGAGCAGGTGTTCGAGTATGTCGCGGGATTCAAAGGCTACGGGTTCGCCCAGGGTCACGCCCTCGCGTTCGCTGAGATCTCCTTGAGGTCGATCCATTGCCAACAGAATTTTCCGGCCGAGTACTTCGCCTCCCTTCTCGACGCCCAGCCCGCAGGGTATTACGGCCCGTGTACCCTTGTCAACGAGGCCCGCGCCAGGGGCGTGACGCTCCTTCCGGTGGACATCGGCCGTAGCGGCCCCGGGTTTCTCGTCGAAGACGTCAGGAACGAAGCGACCGGAGGACTGCTCGTCCCCAATGCCGGGATCCGGGTCTCACTGGGTTCGGTCCACGGGCTTTCGAGAGCTACGGTCGACCGGACCGTGGCAGAGCGCGACGTGCGACCGTTCGCCGGGTTTCCCGACTATGCGGCCCGGGTGCGACCGTCGAGGGACGAGTTGGAGAACCTCGTCCTGTGCGGAGCGTTCGATTCGAGCTTCCCGAACCGTAGGGCCCTGCTATGGTCGGTGCCATCGATGCTCGATTGGGCGAAGAACTGCTCGGAAGGCCTGTTCGGCACCGACTCGTCTCCGTCCCCGTTCGTCGATCCCACGGTCCCGGACTTTACCGATGCGGAAAAGGCCGTTCGAGAACGGCAGATCCTTGGCCTGGACGTGGCCCGACACCTGATGGGCTACGAACGGGAGCGCGTGACCGCTCGCGGCGGTGTCACGTGCGAAGAGGCGAGGCGTCTGACGGACGGGAAGAAGGCGATCGTGGTCGGTAACGCGATCCGCCTGAGGTTCCCCCCGACGCCGAGCGGGAAACGCGTGGTGTTTTTCGACCTTGAGGACGAGAGCGGGCTCTTGAACGTCACGTGCTTCGACGCGGCTTACCGCCGCGACGGGCACGCGATCGTGACGAGCCCGTACGTCACGCTCGTCGGCCGGAGCCAATGGCGGGACGGTCATTCTGCGTTCATCGTTCAGCGCGTTTTCCCGTACAGCCCCGTCATCACCCGGCTCGTCGACATTGAAAAACTCCCGGTCGTCACCGCGGATTTCCTAGTCGGTTGA